A single window of Aspergillus oryzae RIB40 DNA, chromosome 8 DNA harbors:
- a CDS encoding uncharacterized protein (predicted protein) — protein sequence MTTPSAVSNINHLSYSRSNLVYQVDLSEPTREVYHGSRKPETVAMPEHTSHLIIRFFKPFDTFNEDLRVENKVAAMTVARSALADSALHTIVPQVYAWNSGENEPSGQA from the exons ATGACTACTCCTTCCGCT GTATCTAACATAAACCACCTCAGTTATAGCCGAAGCAACTTGGTCTATCAAGTCGATCTTTCAGAACCCACCAGGGAAGTCTACCATGGCTCTCGTAAGCCAGAAACTGTGGCAATGCCCGAGCATACCAGTCACTTGATTATTCGATTTTTCAAGCCGTTTGATACTTTCAATGAGGACCTGCGTGTCGAGAACAAAGTAGCCGCGATGACGGTGGCTCGGTCAGCCCTAGCAGACTCAGCTCTACACACCATCGTCCCGCAAGTCTACGCTTGGAACAGTGGCGAGAATGAGCCAAGTGGACAGGCATAG
- a CDS encoding uncharacterized protein (predicted protein): protein MAIFADDAPHVAGSVIMLTAVAFITYALRVYCRLSRKSWGAEDWIMTSAVYFLIFEVGYVAAIIPIKLSISWMLIRVAEGRKLYINIQYGVIAMFATMNIIALIFILINCTPPEAAWNTSLLKKGASCRPAHVLTDIYYATTAVNIVTDWVTALMPIPLLWRVQLDRNTKISIIGLMGLGILASLSACIRLKYTVNLQNQADFLFAVANVVIWGFAENAIGMIVGNVATLRPLFRSLFERTIRSKGYGSHSHRTGPSRFAASYELSGHGKSANNTFTTSVVERGVQGKNRDSYSQLSDGDSQKQIIQNDCHGHADIMVSRQVNITYE, encoded by the exons ATGGCCATATTCGCTGACGACGCGCCCCATGTGGCGGGGAGTGTCATAATGCTTACGGCGGTTGCTTTCATCACCTATGCTTTGCGAGTGTATTGCAGACTGAGCAGAAAGTCTTGGGGCGCAGAAGATTGGATCATGACCTCCGCAGTG TACTTCCTCATTTTTGAAGTTGGATATGTAGCTGCGATCATTCCGATCAAGCTCAGCATCAGCTGGATGCTAATCCGAGTGGCTGAGGGGAGGAAGTTGTACATCAATATCCAGTACGGTGTTATCGCAATGTTTGCGACGATGAATATAATTGCCTTAAtattcatcctcatcaactGCACCCCGCCTGA GGCTGCGTGGAACACGAGTCTTCTGAAGAAAGGAGCTTCCTGCCGACCTGCTCATGTTCTCACTGACATATACTACGCGACCACTGCTGTGAACATCGTCACTGACTGGGTGACGGCCTTAAT GCCTATCCCGCTACTGTGGCGTGTCCAGCTAGACCGTAATACGAAAATATCTATCATCGGGCTGATGGGCTTGGGTATACT GGCCTCCCTCTCAGCCTGTATTCGACTCAAGTACACGGTCAACCTCCAAAATCAAGCCGACTTCCTCTTCGCGGTCGCCAACGTGGTTATTTGGGGGTTTGCAGAGAACGCGATCGGCATGATCGTCGGCAATGTCGCTACACTACGCCCACTGTTCCGCAGTCTTTTCGAACGAACGATTCGCAGCAAAGGATACGGCAGCCATTCTCACCGGACGGGTCCTTCGAGATTCGCCGCGTCATACGAATTATCCGGCCACGGGAAGAGTGCCAACAACACTTTCACCACGTCGGTTGTTGAGAGAGGCGTTCAGGGTAAGAACAGGGATAGCTACAGCCAGCTGAGCGACGGGGACAGCCAGAAGCAAATTATCCAGAACGACTGCCACGGACATGCTGATATCATGGTCAGTCGGCAGGTCAACATCACGTACGAGTAA
- a CDS encoding uncharacterized protein (permease of the major facilitator superfamily) — MSEEKAGSQHVEDDSTGSTEIYDPIATDRYGHCLFFFFFSDDTLADSRFCMSRSAQPTVQLDPAAESRLRLKIDLYIVPVASLMYLFCFIDRANIGNAKLAGLEDDLGLTGYDYNTLLSVFYISYIIFEIPSNIACKWLGPGWVIPALTLGFGICSLCTAFVHDLSSAAGVRFLLGAFEAGLLPGISYYLSRWYRRRELAFRISMYMVMAPLAGAFGGLLASGILKLPSFGSLKDWRMIFAIEGIITIGVAIFAFLTLTDRPETARWLTQEEKDLAIARIRSESEYAGVTEVLDKLDTKKTMRGIFNPVTLATSWIMLLVNVTVQGLAFFAPTIVRTIYPKHSIISQQLYTVPPYIIGAFSTLLIPYLSSRFNRRLLFFVLTPPLMMAGYVMFLASSDPHVRYGATFLIAFGSFPVGVLCNAHSAANVISDTARASAIGTVVMLGNIGGLVATWSFLPFDAPNYYIGNGLNLATGATILVTSGCLWLWSIWDNQRRDKQDVGRMLDGMTDRQIQDLEWRHPRFRWRL; from the exons ATGTCTGAGGAAAAGGCTGGTTCCCAGCATGTCGAGGATGACAGTACCGGCTCTACGGAAATATATGATCCTATTGCAACTGATCGGTATGGTcattgtcttttttttttttttttttcagaCGACACCCTGGCTGACTCAAGGTTTTGTATGTCCAGATCCGCTCAGCCCACAGTGCAGTTGGACCCTGCTGCTGAGTCCCGGCTGCGATTGAAGATTGACCTCTACATCGTCCCTGTTGCATCCCTGATGTATCTCTTCTGTTTTATCGATCGAGCAAATATTG GAAATGCGAAATTGGCTGGGCTTGAAGATGACCTAGGGTTGACAGGTTATGACTATAACACCTTACTCTCTGTGTTCTACATTTCTTATATTATCTTCGAAATTCCTTCCAATATTGCCTGCAAATGGCTTGGACCGGGTTGGGTCATTCCTGCCCTGACATTGGGGTTTGGGATATGCTCGTTGTGCACGGCATTTGTCCACGACTTATCAAGTGCTGCGGGAGTGCGCTTCCTCCTAGGTGCCTTTGAGGCAGGATTGCTCCCTGGCATCTCATACTATTTATCGCGATGGTATCGGAGAAGGGAACTTGCTTTTCGGATTTCCATGTACATGGTGATGGCTCCTCTAGCCGGTGCCTTCGGTGGCCTACTTGCTTCTGGCATCCTGAAACTTCCTTCCTTCGGCAGCCTGAAAGACTGGCGCATGATCTTTGCCATTGAAGGCATTATAACTATCGGGGTTGCTATTTTTGCATTCCTAACCCTCACAGATCGCCCCGAGACAGCCCGCTGGCTCACGCAGGAGGAGAAAGACCTGGCCATCGCGCGAATCCGCTCGGAGTCAGAGTATGCAGGCGTGACTGAGGTCCTAGACAAGCTCGACACGAAGAAGACCATGCGCGGGATCTTCAACCCCGTCACATTGGCGACCTCTTGGATCATGCTTCTTGTAAATGTGACAGTCCAGGGCCTGGCCTTCTTTGCGCCCACCATTGTGAGGACCATCTACCCGAAGCACAGCATTATCTCCCAGCAGCTCTATACCGTGCCGCCCTACATTATCGGCGCTTTCTCTACGCTCTTAATCCCCTACCTGAGCTCGCGTTTCAATCGCCGactcctcttctttgttcttaCACCTCCACTCATGATGGCCGGGTATGTGATGTTTCTGGCAAGTAGCGACCCCCACGTTCGTTACGGTGCCACATTCTTGATTGCTTTCGGCTCGTTCCCCGTGGGTGTCCTTTGCAATGCCCATTCAGCAGCCAATGTCATCTCGGACACGGCGCGTGCGTCAGCAATCGGAACTgtggtgatgctgggtaATATCGGCGGCTTGGTCGCGACCTGGTCTTTCCTGCCATTCGACGCTCCCAATTATTATATCGGCAATGGCCTCAACCTAGCCACGGGGGCGACGATTCTTGTAACGTCAGGCTGTCTTTGGCTCTGGTCGATTTGGGACAATCAGAGACGAGACAAACAGGATGTTGGCCGGATGCTTGACGGGATGACCGACAGGCAGATACAGGACCTGGAATGGCGGCATCCCAGGTTCCGCTGGAGATTATAA
- a CDS encoding cytochrome P450 (cytochrome P450 CYP3/CYP5/CYP6/CYP9 subfamilies) — MTLLAEVFSRASPEYALYILPFISLIYIGHLYFHNGLNRYPGPFLAKFTDLWRFLDVWGRQPHETHIALHRKHGDVVRIGPNTLSFSSPAATKVIYGLNKGFTKSEFYPVQMTVSKGEPLPSLFSTLDDKFHAELRRSVNHAFSMSSLVQYEPMVDETTLLFLDQTDRLFATGGKVCDFARWLQFFAFDVIGSITYSKRHGFIEKNEDIDGIVKSLARIFNYAGPVGQMPWLDKVFWKNPIFDAMQKWGLLDNSHPVAIFARQRMMERMSSKAAIDPSSRSDLLTKFMKAGELRPNFMTEKRVLTMAVSMAFAGSETTAISLAAVFYYLLKTPDYMRRVREELDEAIQNGTIENRPSGLVSWTESQKLPFLDACIKEAFRIFPAAGLPLERVTPPSGADIAGQFIPGGTIVGCSPWVIHRREDIFGSDVDTYNPDRWLNASEDKLKIMNGMMLQFGAGSRTCIGKNISLMEIYKLIPSFLRRFDVRLAYPEQEWRLWNAWFVRQYNFNTVFTPRKIEVQ, encoded by the exons ATGACGCTTCTTGCGGAGGTCTTCTCGCGCGCGTCGCCTGAGTATGCGCTGTATATCCTCCCCTTCATTTCGCTGATTTATATCGGCCACTTATACTTCCACAACGGACTAAATCGCTACCCCGGCCCCTTTCTGGCCAAGTTTACTGACCTCTGGCGGTTCCTTGATGTATGGGGCCGGCAGCCTCATGAGACGCATATCGCACTACATCGCAAGCATGGCGACGTTGTACGCATCGGACCAAACACCCTGTCCTTCAGCAGCCCGGCTGCAACGAAGGTCATTTATGGGTTGAACAAGGGATTTACCAAG TCCGAGTTCTACCCCGTTCAGATGACGGTCTCCAAAGGCGAGCCGTTAccttccttgttctcgaCCCTAGATGACAAGTTCCATGCGGAGCTCCGGCGCTCGGTTAACCATGCGTTCTCGATGAGCTCGCTGGTGCAGTACGAGCCCATGGTTGACGAGACCACactgctcttccttgatcagACCGATCGTCTCTTCGCCACTGGGGGCAAGGTCTGCGACTTCGCACGCTGGCTACAATTTTTCGCATTTGATGTTATCGGCAGCATTACCTACAGCAAGCGCCATGGATTTATCGAGAAGAACGAGGACATTGATGGTATTGTAAAGTCCCTCGCTCGCATTTTCAATTATGCCGGGCCTGTCGGTCAGATGCCTTGGTTGGATAAAGTATTCTGGAAGAACCCGATCTTCGACGCAATGCAAAAATGGGGGCTGCTGGATAATTCCCACCCAGTTGCCATCTTTGCACGGCAACGTATGATGGAGCGCATGTCGTCAAAGGCTGCGATCGATCCCAGTTCTCGCAGTGACCTTCTTACCAAATTCATGAAAGCGGGCGAGTTGCGCCCCAACTTCATGACAGAGAAACGAGTCCTCACCATGGCCGTCTCCATGGCTTTTGCCGGGTCCGAAACGACTGCCATCAGTCTTGCAGCCGTATTCTACTATCTGCTGAAGACGCCCGACTACATGCGACGGGTGCgggaggagctggatgaGGCGATCCAAAATGGTACAATCGAGAACCGTCCAAGCGGCCTCGTCTCGTGGACTGAATCTCAGAAACTTCCATTCCTCGATGCTTGTATAAAAGAGGCGTTTCGTATCTTTCCCGCCGCTGGTCTTCCCTTGGAGCGTGTTACTCCTCCCTCCGGTGCGGACATCGCCGGCCAGTTTATCCCGGGGGGCACAATCGTCGGTTGTAGTCCATGGGTGATCCATCGTCGTGAGGACATTTTCGGGTCAGATGTGGACACGTACAACCCCGATAGATGGCTCAATGCCTCAGAGGATAAGTTAAAAATCATGAACGGAATGATGCTCCAGTTCGGCGCCGGTTCCAGGACATGCATCGGAAAAAATATTTCATTGATGGAGATTTATAAACTAATTCCAAGTTTCCTAAGACGATTTGAC GTGCGATTAGCATACCCCGAGCAGGAATGGAGACTATGGAATGCCTGGTTTGTGCGGCAGTATAATTTTAACACTGTATTTACTCCGAGGAAGATTGAGGTACAGTAG
- a CDS encoding uncharacterized protein (predicted protein): MKPFTSIVLLAATVTASPVPKIFNLVSSNASDESQNGLYLSTQHVDPLNSKAVFRDAADAADFYFLDGTVRYNAPNGAPYALALVSGDEVQSEVEVSVSPSSGGTGFTFTNDNILANDNENWGGWLPMGTTSRIAVILLSLVLSTRPRHRGGHHSQRNGIRLAQDVYC; the protein is encoded by the exons ATGAAGCCCTTCACCAGTATCGTTCTCTTGGCCGCCACGGTCACCGCCAGTCCTGTCCCAAAGATCTTTAACCTAGTCAGCTCAAATGCCTCCGATGAAAGCCAGAACGGTCTCTACCTGTCAACACAACACGTCGACCCACTGAACAGCAAGGCTGTCTTTCGCGATGCCGCCGACGCTGCCGATTTCTACTTCCTAGATGGGACCGTGCGCTACAATGCGCCGAATGGAGCTCCCTACGCCTTGGCTCTCGTCTCTGGCGACGAAGTCCAGAGCGAGGTGGAGGTTAGCGTGAGCCCTTCATCCGGGGGCACAGGCTTCACTTTTACCAATGATAATATCCTGGCTAATGATAATGAAAATTGGGGTGGATGGCTAC CAATGGGGACGACGTCCCGGATAGCTGTGATCCTATTGAGCTTGGTGCTGTCTACAAGGCCTCGTCATAGGGGCGGTCATCATAGCCAACGAAATGGCATTCGGCTGGCCCAGGACGTATACTGCTAG
- a CDS encoding MFS transporter (synaptic vesicle transporter SVOP and related transporters (major facilitator superfamily)) — translation MGMTHLPETDHARRADEEKPANRLGPDPNLVGWEENDPENPHNFSTLYKCWITFQLGMLALSASLGSSITSPAQTKLEAYLDISTEVSILPVSLYILGFAFGPLCWAPISEIWGRRWSMLPAVFMLGIFSIGTATSKNTAAVLITRYFAGVFGSAPVSNVSAALGDFFHMKARAVAGTSYAICVVGGPTMGPIIGAALTNNPRLGWRWTEYIEAIIVFFVFTVTFFCLPEVYGPVLLHKKAKRLRKETGNQELYHPHEHLKVDVYSIVTKHFSRPLVMLVTEPMVTVIALYASFTYALLYLTLEVFPIVFNEIRQWKPVVATLPFIGLFVGVLLSAAFVILVGQPYYIRKWEEGGGNPVPEARLMPMAVGGFLFTGGLFWFGWTAEPSYSWGLPVVAAVMFGCGFCIIFGQCINFLVDTYGPYAASATASNTFLRSVLAAAFPLFAKQMFHNLGVGPAMSILGGIAAALIPVPFLFRIYGVRLRKMSRFAPFKG, via the exons ATGGGGATGACACACTTGCCTGAGACTGACCACGCACGGCgtgcagatgaagaaaagcctGCAAATCGTCTCGGTCCGGACCCAAACTTGGTTGGTTGGGAGGAAAATGACCCAGAGAACCCGCATAACTTCTCGACGCTATATAAATGTTGGATTACTTTCCAGCTTGGCATGCTGGCCCTGAGTGCCAGTTTAGGCTCGAGTATCACCTCCCCGGCGCAGACTAAGCTGGAAGCGTACCTAGATATTAGTACTGAAGTCAGCATTCTCCCAGTATCTCTCTACAT TCTTGGCTTCGCTTTTGGACCACTATGCTGGGCGCCTATCTCGGAAATCTGGGGACGTCGCTGGTCGATGCTCCCGGCGGTTTTCATGCTGGGCATTTTCAGTATCGGTACGGCAACAAGCAAGAATACCGCCGCCGTTCTCATCACCCGGTACTTCGCAGGCGTTTTCGGCTCCGCTCCTGTTAGCAATGTATCGGCAGCCCTGGGAGACTTCTTCCATATGAAGGCTCGCGCCGTCGCCGGCACTTCCTATGCCATCTGCGTCGTGGGGGGTCCTACCATGGGACCGATCATTGGCGCTGCCTTAACCAACAATCCACGCCTGGGTTGGCGCTGGACAGAGTATATTGAAGCaatcattgtcttcttcgtATTTACCGTAACCTTCTTCTGTTTACCGGAGGTATATGGCCCTGTGCTTCTACATAAAAAGGCGAAGCGCTTGCGCAAAGAGACGGGTAACCAAGAGCTATACCACCCACACGAGCATTTGAAAGTCGATGTGTATAGTATTGTCACCAAGCATTTCTCCCGCCCGCTTGTCATGCTTGTGACGGAACCAATGGTTACGGTGATTGCGTTATACGCCTCGTTCACCTATGCTCTACTCTATCTCACCCTTGAGGTGTTTCCCATTGTCTTTAACGAAATCCGCCAGTGGAAGCCGGTGGTTGCCACGTTACCTTTTATCGGCCTCTTTGTTGGCGTCCTCCTCTCCGCCGCATTCGTTATTCTCGTTGGCCAGCCATATTACATCCGAAAATGGGAAGAGGGCGGCGGGAATCCGGTCCCGGAGGCACGTCTGATGCCCATGGCTGTTGGGGGGTTTCTATTCACAGGGGGTCTCTTCTGGTTTGGCTGGACGGCGGAACCCTCCTATTCCTGGGGTTTACCCGTCGTAGCAGCTGTGATGTTCGGCTGCGGATTCTGTATCATCTTTGGTCAATGTATCAATTTTCTGGTCGATACATACGGGCCATACGCTGCCTCGGCCACTGCGTCCAACACCTTCTTGCGAAGCGTGCTTGCGGCCGCGTTCCCTCTTTTTGCGAAGCAAATGTTTCACAATCTGGGGGTGGGACCAGCGATGTCGATCCTTGGGGGTATTGCGGCGGCACTGATTCCGGTTCCTTTTCTGTTCCGGATCTATGGAGTGCGGTTGAGAAAGATGTCGAGGTTTGCACCATTTAAAGGATAA
- a CDS encoding uncharacterized protein (predicted transporter (major facilitator superfamily)), whose protein sequence is MEKTGPMETSECDGRMDDKVAPTTVQAPRDNEARPEAFSSTIQEILFVAVATMAIAMSSLLTGSITVLTSQVQRDLNMTTAELTWLTSSSSLASGSFLLFFGRLADLFGRRALFIGGMAFFAVFALAAGFSKTPMQVDILNGVMGLMSASSVPPAQGMLANIYEKPSKRKNRVFACFSAGNPLGFVFGSIFSGIATQLFNWRASFFLLAIIYVVIVAIALFTVPVDNTPTEKISMEAVKRFDVVGTILTIAGIGLFSAALSLGSDAPQGWKTPYVLVCLVLGVLLIAAFILWECWYSYPLIPMSIWRDRDFSLVIAVLLLGFLAFPITTFWISLYMQEIKHYSALPVAVHMLPMAIMGIIVNIIAGLIMHRVSNTLLMLLGATSYVGSFLLMGLQHSDSSYWAFIFPGLILAVVGADFEFCVANMYVMSSLPPEQQSIAGGIFQTVTKLCVAIGMGISTAIFDAVQARGTATSGYFKDDPIEPYSATFLYSAGIAALGIPLCAFLRIGAQGHGGDGKKGRDHEKDLISGTPVNHSTHA, encoded by the exons ATGGAGAAGACAGGGCCGATGGAGACAAGCGAATGCGATGGGAGAATGGATGACAAGGTCGCACCCACGACGGTTCAAGCGCCCCGCGACAATGAAGCCCGACCGGAAGCCTTTTCATCCACGATCCAAGAGATCCTGTTTGTCGCGGTTGCGACCATGGCAATTGCCATGTCATCCCTCCTCACTGGGAGCATCACGGTGCTCACGTCCCAAGTTCAGAGGGATCTGAACATGACCACCGCGGAGCTGACTTGGCTGACCAGTTCATCCTC TCTGGCTTCCGGATCCTTTCTCCTGTTTTTCGGTCGTTTGGCGGATCTCTTTGGCCGAAGAGCACTTTTCATCGGTGGCATGGCTTTTTTTGCAGTGTTCGCGCTGGCTGCCGGGTTTTCCAAAACGCCCATGCAGGTCGATATTCTGAACGGTGTCATGGGCCTGATGTCGGCTTCCTCTGTCCCACCCGCGCAGGGTATGCTCGCCAACATCTACGAGAAACCGTCGAAGCGAAAGAATAGGGTCTTTGCCTGTTTCAGCGCCGGAAACCCCCTGGGCTTCGTCTTCGGGAGTATATTTTCGGGTATTGCTACGCAGCTGTTCAACTGGCGAGCCAGCTTCTTCTTACTGGCCATCATTTACGTCGTCATTGTGGCCATTGCGCTGTTCACCGTCCCAGTAGACAATACACCCACCGAGAAAATTTCCATGGAGGCTGTCAAGAGGTTCGATGTCGTCGGTACTATCTTGACCATCGCTGGTATCGGCTTGTTCTCTGCCGCCCTGAG TCTTGGCTCGGACGCTCCCCAAGGGTGGAAGACCCCGTACGTCCTTGTCTGCCTCGTCCTGGGTGTTCTCCTCATCGCTGCCTTCATCCTCTGGGAGTGCTGGTATTCCTACCCCCTCATCCCCATGTCCATCTGGCGCGACCGTGACTTCTCGCTGGTCATCGCTGTTCTTCTGCTCGGCTTTCTCGCCTTCCCGATTACAACATTCTGGATCTCGCTCTATATGCAAGAGATCAAGCATTACTCGGCGCTCCCGGTCGCCGTGCACATGCTTCCCATGGCGATTATGGGCATcatcgtcaacatcatcgcAGGACTGATCATGCACCGCGTGTCCAATACCCTCCTAATGCTCCTTGGTGCCACGTCGTATGTCGgatctttcctcctcatggGCCTCCAACACTCGGACAGTAGTTACTGGgccttcatcttccccggCTTGATTCTCGCGGTGGTCGGCGCCGACTTCGAGTTTTGCGTGGCCAACATGTACGTCATGAGTTCTCTGCCGCCGGAACAGCAGAGTATCGCAGGTGGAATTTTCCAGACGGTGACAAAGCTATGTGTGGCTATCGGCATGGGGATCAGTACCGCCATCTTTGATGCAGTTCAGGCCAGAGGGACGGCGACAAGTGGGTATTTCAAGGATGACCCGATCGAGCCATATAGTGCAACCTTCCTGTACAGCGCGGGTATTGCGGCCCTCGGTATTCCCCTGTGTGCGTTTCTGAGAATCGGTGCACAGGGACATGGTGGGGATGGCAAGAAGGGGAGAGACCACGAGAAG GATCTGATCTCGGGCACGCCCGTCAACCACAGTACTCATGCGTAG
- a CDS encoding uncharacterized protein (predicted protein), which produces MASQYAEWFTRISHDKDLFFLDPTELATLQSYLEGNLPLQDTISSLTAPTAPQWHSTQSSRVWAMLLSIAEEYGEAYDRIIALIEALFSLPKPSQPNEQDWPGEKEFGFPRCWRDIHDFMMIANHRFHSFMGSGIRD; this is translated from the exons ATGGCGAGCCAGTACGCAGAGTGGTTCACCCGTATCTCCCACGACAAAGAcctcttttttcttgatcCTACCGAACTCGCGACCTTACAGTCCTACCTTGAAGGCAATCTCCCTCTACAAGACACAATCTCAAGCTTAACAGCCCCCACCGCGCCTCAATGGCATTCCACTCAAAGCAGCAGGGTCTGGGCGATGCTCCTATCCATAGCAGAAGAGTACGGAGAAGCCTATGATCGCATCATAGCTCTGATCGAAGCtttgttctctctcccaaAGCCATCACAGCCCAATGAGCAGGACTGGCCGGGTGAAAAAGAATTTGGTTTTCCGCGGTGTTGGCGCGACATCCATGACT TTATGATGATTGCTAATCATCGATTCCATAGCTTTATGGGCTCGGGAATCAGAGATTGA
- a CDS encoding cytochrome P450 (cytochrome P450 CYP4/CYP19/CYP26 subfamilies) has product MYSLLLIVTLHFLLIYYIIIPIINYFRDPKGLRKYPNLTFVSGISDLPLIYYSHKGIRSRVLFEAHKKHPVLRIGPNKLSYADPVAIKDIYGHGTKCTKDVFYSALSGSHYHLADVVDKEDHARKRKVLSNAYAIKNLEGWEYKVADMTQRIIKAFDERCTSPLPKGRNPDPQDLTIDYRMWTNLYTIAAIANIGLSEDIRFLDQGNDIISSEAKDGTVKKVHFRDCLYANASATSTLVWAYDWYEALVRVSKLVSSTYRQKWKLAEDWDGIVNNRATTRWKRYEKGEKLDDFFSALMEDKAGAPNNLEWGEIVAEVSIMMNAGSDTTGISLNNVMLLLLKNPHCLEKLREEIDGVLEDDEVIAPYDKVKHLPYLRACLDENMRMYPPVSFHVPRRTPQEGTMIRGEFVAGNTSVGISAYVVHRNEDIFPDPDTYKPERWLGDKGRDLQPYFVAFSAGARGCIGRNISYLEQTVLLASLVHRFEFALPSPSWEPVRHETTNFNSGPMPLKVWRRASRVYEDN; this is encoded by the coding sequence ATGTACAGCTTACTTCTTATTGTCactctccacttcctcctgATCTACTATATCATCATACCGATTATTAACTACTTCCGCGACCCCAAAGGCCTCCGGAAGTACCCCAACCTGACCTTTGTGTCCGGCATCTCTGACCTCCCACTCATCTACTACTCCCATAAAGGCATCCGTTCGCGTGTTCTCTTCGAAGCACACAAAAAGCATCCGGTCCTCCGAATTGGACCCAATAAACTCTCCTACGCAGACCCCGTTGCCATAAAAGACATCTACGGACACGGCACGAAGTGTACCAAAGATGTCTTCTACTCAGCACTATCCGGCTCACACTACCACCTCGCAGACGTGGTAGACAAGGAAGACCACGCTCGAAAGCGCAAAGTTCTCTCCAATGCCTACgccatcaagaacctcgaAGGTTGGGAATATAAGGTGGCCGATATGACGCAACGCATCATCAAAGCATTTGACGAGAGATGTACCAGTCCCTTGCCCAAGGGCCGAAATCCAGACCCGCAGGACCTCACGATCGATTATCGCATGTGGACGAATCTGTACACCATCGCCGCCATTGCTAATATTGGACTCAGTGAAGATATTCGATTCCTGGATCAAGGCAATGATATTATCTCGTCGGAGGCAAAAGACGGGACTGTGAAAAAGGTTCACTTTCGGGATTGTCTGTACGCCAATGCGTCAGCTACTTCGACCCTAGTATGGGCCTATGACTGGTACGAGGCCCTGGTCCGAGTCAGTAAATTGGTGTCCTCGACGTACCGCCAGAAATGGAAGTTGGCTGAAGATTGGGACGGGATCGTGAACAACCGAGCGACAACCCGGTGGAAGCGAtatgagaaaggagaaaagctcGATGACTTCTTCTCTGCGCTCATGGAAGACAAGGCGGGTGCTCCTAATAACCTCGAATGGGGAGAAATTGTAGCTGAAGTGAGCATCATGATGAACGCAGGCTCTGACACCACGGGGATTTCCCTGAACAACGTGATGCTTCTCTTGTTGAAAAACCCACACTGTCTCGAAAAGCTTCGGGAAGAGATCGACGGTGTCCTggaagacgatgaggttATTGCACCTTATGACAAAGTGAAACATTTACCCTACTTGCGAGCTTGTCTCGATGAGAACATGCGCATGTACCCACCTGTGTCATTTCACGTTCCGCGCCGGACACCTCAGGAGGGTACCATGATTAGAGGTGAATTTGTGGCAGGCAACACTTCCGTTGGTATTTCGGCGTATGTGGTTCATCGCAACGAGGACATATTCCCAGACCCAGACACATATAAGCCTGAGCGCTGGCTCGGTGATAAGGGACGCGATCTTCAGCCGTATTTTGTTGCTTTCAGTGCGGGTGCTAGAGGGTGCATCGGTCGTAATATCAGTTATCTGGAACAGACTGTTCTTCTAGCTTCACTTGTGCATCGCTTCGAATTCGCCTTGCCATCGCCGTCCTGGGAGCCGGTCAGACATGAAACGACGAATTTCAACTCCGGACCTATGCCGCTGAAGGTGTGGAGGCGAGCGAGTAGGGTATATGAAGATAATTAA